In Populus nigra chromosome 10, ddPopNigr1.1, whole genome shotgun sequence, the following proteins share a genomic window:
- the LOC133704349 gene encoding uncharacterized protein LOC133704349, translating to MDENDLPFKVGQLAEARSFAQGYRGAWFRCKIIDIARRDSGMQYALQYYDFPDEKLNWTKLYQYPKPRLKNTERQLMVRPCFPSVYLESKLSEIKTISELVVAVNDVWKVGDFVDWWTDGCYWSGRLTKALGNDKYQIELFPPPAGEGSSYEASSKDFRPSLSWSPDNGWTVPIPSGINNHHPCARLIKPVNQGSPTNLAVHAADKMRKDPEDTVRASYELNASLSSHIATSRYELMGKGPLNPAASKETRTPGRNIVLGVTNGGAAKSRCSDSQSSPQVRDASAEVVEDAGGKDNDDNDPPLKKMRTDGGICSDSTFSDTIGAAVLDLEVLVNRVKWMKDALKFGMPLSNTARLSWKFLEHRGPSRQE from the exons CCTTTTAAAGTGGGTCAGCTTGCAGAGGCAAGATCTTTTGCACAAGGTTACCGTGGTGCTTGGTTCCGTTGCAAG ATAATAGATATTGCCCGGAGAGATTCTGGGATGCAGTATGCATTGCAATATTACGACTTTCCAGATGAAA AACTAAATTGGACAAAGCTATATCAATATCCAAAGCCTAGACTCAAGAATACAGAGAGGCAATTGATGGTGCGCCCTTGCTTTCCTTCTGTCTATCTTGAAAGCAAATTGTCTGAAATCAAGACCATCTCAGAATTGGTAGTCGCTGTGAATGATGTTTGGAAGGTGGGAGATTTTGTAGATTGGTGGACTGATGGTTGTTATTGGTCTGGAAGACTAACTAAAGCATTAGGAAATGACAAATATCAG ATTGAATTGTTTCCACCCCCTGCTGGTGAAGGGTCGTCTTATGAAGCTTCCTCCAAGGATTTCCGCCCATCCTTGAGTTGGTCTCCAGACAATGGTTGGACAGTGCCAATTCCTTCG GGGATCAACAATCATCATCCATGTGCTCGGTTGATCAAACCTGTGAATCAAG GGAGTCCCACAAACTTGGCAGTCCATGCAGCTGATAAAATGAGAAAGGACCCCGAAGATACAGTTAGAGCATCTTACGAGCTGAATGCTTCGCTTTCTTCCCATATTGCAACTAGTAGATATGAACTAATGGGAAAAGGGCCTTTGAACCCTGCTGCATCTAAGGAGACACGTACACCAGGAAGAAATATAGTGTTAGGTGTAACAAATGGTGGAGCTGCTAAATCTAGGTGCTCAGATAGTCAATCAAGTCCACAAGTTAGAGATGCATCTGCTGAAGTGGTGGAAGATGCTGGCGGAAAGGACAATGACGATAATGACCCCCCCCTGAAGAAGATGAGAACTGATGGAGGTATATGTTCGGATTCCACATTCTCAGATACGATTGGAGCTGCTGTTCTGGACCTGGAGGTGCTCGTTAACCGGGtaaaatggatgaaggatgCCTTGAAGTTTGGGATGCCTTTGTCAAATACTGCAAGACTGTCATGGAAGTTTTTGGAACACCGAGGACCTTCCAGACAAGAGTGA